The window GAGACATTTGCCCCAGCAGCGAATGGCGACTACACAGTATCTGGTGGCACAGCAAGCTGGATCAGAAGAAATCACAAATGGATCCAGAATATATAAACGACGAAAGAATGTCTTGCTGCACTTGTGTTTTTGCTCTACATCACATGCAACTTCGACATCGGACAAATAACATAACCGCCTCATTAAGTCGACTTCAATTCTCCAAGCCCAGTGCATCAACGCAAGCCGACTTTTCGCTGCCAAACTTTTACCATATCAACCATGTACTTTTCAACTATGCGcactctctccctcctttcGGCCTTTACCCTCCCAGTTACCATTACTGCCAGCCAAGTCGGTGATTCAGGCACCCTGTCCTCTCTCGACGGGGGCCTTGGCGGCGTTGTTACCGTCGTCAGCAACTCGTCCCTCAAGATCTCAAAATATGAGCTCGCTGATGCCAGTGCTCCTGAGCTTTACTGGTGGGGTAGCGCCTCCAAAGATCTCTCATCCGGCTTCCGTATTTCCAACGCTCATATAACACAAGCTGCTACCTCAGACAGTCTAACAATCAACTTGGACGCGGGGCACCCACCCATCGACTTTGATTTCGTGGGTTTGTGGTGTGAGAAATTTAAGACCAATTTTGGTCAGGCGGAACTCAAAGCCAGTGGAACTAGTGGTGATTTGCATACTACTACAGGCGCTGCGGCACCGGCCCATACAACTACTGGTACTGGTTCTGTGAATGCCGCTAGTTCCATGTTTGTTATTGTAGCAATGGCCGCTGGATTTGCAATCTCTATACTATAGGTTAGGACATTTACAATAAGTAGAGTTGCTTGTGGGATTAAATTGAAGTATATAGGGGGAGGGTTATAGATTTGTTTATTACAACTGGCCACCTGAAAATATTGACGTAAAGTAAAGCAGGGAAGGCGAGACGTGATTCAAAAGAGTCGAATCGACAATGTAGATACGATCTCTAGGCCGAAAACGGCTCCGATGTCCCCAAAACCTGTCCATCATCCCCTAGCGCGACGGCAAGAAGTATCTGTGACGTGGTGGCATTGACAATAGCCGTTGTTTCGAATCCCGATTTTGGGACATTTGTAAGTTTTAGAGAAATTCCATTATCTGTCAGTGCTTTAACATCCCAGCTGACAACCTCCGTGGCACCATTCCAACTCATAAAGACAACCAGGGAGCCATTGTCATGAGCTTCAGCTACTCCCTTAGGAGGATATGCCGGCTTACCAGTCCATTCTGTATACTTGTATGCACGAAACGACCCGGGGCTGTCAAATCCATAGCGCAGGTTCCAGACTTGTTTGCCAGTTGGGTCAAACTCT is drawn from Trichoderma asperellum chromosome 4, complete sequence and contains these coding sequences:
- a CDS encoding uncharacterized protein (SECRETED:SignalP(1-23)~EggNog:ENOG41~TransMembrane:1 (n8-19c23/24o158-176i)) — its product is MYFSTMRTLSLLSAFTLPVTITASQVGDSGTLSSLDGGLGGVVTVVSNSSLKISKYELADASAPELYWWGSASKDLSSGFRISNAHITQAATSDSLTINLDAGHPPIDFDFVGLWCEKFKTNFGQAELKASGTSGDLHTTTGAAAPAHTTTGTGSVNAASSMFVIVAMAAGFAISIL